The DNA window CTAATCGATCTAAACTTGACTCTTTTGTGATGCTTTTGATGTTTCCCTCTGATATAATTCGTTGGAGATGGCAAGGTTTCTCCAATTGATGGGTGGTAGTGGGGATAGATGGATGACATGCTTTATATATAGTTTTCTTCCTATGCTGAATGATTTATGTTCAATATGAAGATAGAATAGATAGCAATCAAAGAAAAATTACGGTAGAGGAAGAACAAGTTTGTGGGAGAAAGAAGACTTTTATTCACAGAAGAAAATGCTCTGTACAACGTAAAGACCTTTTATGAAAAATACAGAGAAATATGTGcctttattttcttttatacTTGTTGTTTTTAACCAACAACTAACTGCTACTTAACTCTTCAATCTTCTTCCCTTTATCACCTACTATAGCCTAGTCAAAAGATTAAGTCATCAACTCAACAATTTACAACCTGACCACTTATTATGTAATTTACTGGTACAAATTTCCTTGGCCTTTGTTTCTATATTCTCAGATTACCATGGTTTCTTATTTTCAATTACATGTTTTTGTCCACTGtaattttttccttttattATATTGATTTAGATCAAAAAGGCGGGTTCTTTGGCTGCGTTCTTGGTTGTTCTCTGTTGGATTGGTAGCAGTGCTCTTGCTCATAGCATTTGGTTCTCTTTGGCTTGTAAGTATTTTTTATCCGTTTTATGACGTTATGAGGTTTAGATTTTGTGTATGACTTTTCACTCATTTAACTTGTGAGTTTGGATTGATTGATGTTTACTCGCTTAGAATAATGATAttgaatatattttataatCTAGTAGGGACAAGAAaagcatacatatatataatggGGAGCGAACATAAATACAGTAGGGACAAGAAAGCATATGTATAATGTGTGAATGTTTAATGGTGTTCTTGACGTAAATTTTAGAGAGGAGGAGGTCCTTCCTTTTAAATTTCATGCATTTTGCTTTTATGTTTTTCCGACATATGTTTAATTCTGTAAGAAAATAGCAGAACCTATTGTaacatcacacacacacatatataaatgAGACTTAAATAAGGCAGAATTTGTGGGGAAATTTGAATTAAATGTCTTGAAAATTGTCTGTTGCGACTTTAGAATTATTATTTTAAGGATCAAGATAATGGttacaacaaaaaataaattatataaaggCAATAGTGTTATCTGTAATCTTACACTTGAAATAGTAGAATAATGGAACTTGTAAATCAAAAGTCAAAATGCACAAAATTATTTAGATACAAAGGGGGGAACTTTAGCATGTTCTTACAGTTCTTCTTCCTTTTATCTACTCGATCTATTTTATATGAGTCTTTAGCATGTTCTTACATTTCTTACTACTACCGCTACACATTCAATTCCACGTGGGAGAACTGTCACTTTCTTAGTTATTTTTAGTATCTTTATGTCCACTTACATAAGCACAAACACCTTTCACCAAATATTTTGATTACCCATTTTCTAAATGATGCAATGTTAGAATCAAAGATCTACAATCAACCAAACCAGAACCTTGGTTCAAATTACAACAATATACAACATACAACATACTCTACTAGTCCATTATCTCCAATGATAAAGTCTTTTTTCTAGTTTTATTACTTTATTATTATATTGAGTTATTAGTTTATTTAAGCATTGGCTTAAGAATATACGTTAGATGCGtaaatggtttttattttgtttattttgatattatttattatttgatgTGGCATAATGAGTTGGAGTTTGCTTTTTTGTAAGCTATGTTTTGTGTGAGATTATAATTATCTCGAGTTAGCCATTTATTGATTTAGATAGTATATTTTTGTTGAGAATATATATTACATGCATAATCGGtgttttattatttattgtttgaCATGATATAATGATTTAATATTTAACATTATAATCCTACACAAAAAACTCAAGGTTGTGTATACATATTTTGCATCTCTCTAGTTATAATGTGTTTGCTTAGACCTGATGGAAGATTAGTCCAATCTTTACGCTTTTAACCTCCACAAAAAACTCAAAGTTGTGTATACACATTATAATGCTCGTACTCTTGGAGCTTTTGATGAGGGACTGAAATTTCATGGTTATTTGATTCGAAGTGGGCTATGGAGCTCAACATCGGTACAGAATTCTCAATTGATTTGTTTGTAGGGAACACGCTTGTTGACTTTTATTACAACTGCACAGATGTTGGTTCCGCCATTAGAGTGTTTAGTGAGATGTGCCATAAGAACCTAGCGACATGGAATTCCCTTCTATGTGGATTTGTTCATAATGAGATGCATCCAGATGTTGGTTTTCcttttgtttattttgatattatttattatttgatgTGGCATAATGAGTTGAAGTTTGCTTTTTTGTAAGCTATATTTTGTGTGAGCTTATAATTATCTCGAGTTAGCCATTTATTGATTTAGATAGTATATTTTGGTTGAGAATATATATTACATGTATATTTGCTGTTATGAGTTAACTAATTTGAATGATGTTTCTTTATGCTTTTTTGTTTTCTGGCTAGCTGGACATACTCATTAGCATAATGGTTGTTGATGATtgtattttataattgtttttatCAAAACCTTCTCTTTTGCTCTTTCACGTAGATTGGATGTTCTGTCTCAATAAAAAGTCTATTTGATTCGACGAAAATTGTGGCAAAAGGAGTAGTTCGTAGCATGGATCCAAATACTGAAGTAGGAAGACAGACGTTGGGACCAAATTGGTGTGAAATACAAGTTCTAGTTGTCCTAGAACGGGAAGAGAGTTTGATTAGGCCGTATGATCTTTTACAAAAAGTTGGGGATACACTTGGAGGAATGATAGCTTGGCCTTGTCATTTGGTATGATATTCAACTTTTTAATTAACTAGTATTTATTGTTATGTCCGTCATGTTAGTATCTTTTTAAACCAATATCAATTATATTTGCAGTTGACAGTTAATGAGGAAGATTTCTACTAGGTGCATTTGgagaaataataatttttcaatttatCATTTGGTATGATATTCACTAGTTTGAATTAAATTCTAATCTCTTTattttgtgcttctttaattttatttcattcatacaaatatatgaatttttattgTAGGTGACAAGAATATTG is part of the Primulina eburnea isolate SZY01 chromosome 1, ASM2296580v1, whole genome shotgun sequence genome and encodes:
- the LOC140806306 gene encoding uncharacterized protein — translated: MTFLMNVTKRTFSQISCAFLFSLVQPLILPSYFFFLVSRFEICPAASHFQICPLISVRSKRRVLWLRSWLFSVGLVAVLLLIAFGSLWLIGCSVSIKSLFDSTKIVAKGVVRSMDPNTEVGRQTLGPNWCEIQVLVVLEREESLIRPYDLLQKVGDTLGGMIAWPCHLLTVNEEDFY